One genomic segment of Clostridium saccharoperbutylacetonicum N1-4(HMT) includes these proteins:
- a CDS encoding tetratricopeptide repeat protein, with amino-acid sequence MEENKNIQDKINLFLEENRINVKGGTIKDEKQLSLVLNNLAMSDYEKGKLEKALYFTESAAEFYEENYYSYYIKGLVLRKLAKTKEAIDAFEKYCDNSDDSDDSLAHIYLGLSYAELDDAENALMHLRTGEKNISDEEKEKNLLLICAVYECIGNIYLKRENIVEFTEHDKYSMNYKSAVRYYKMSLKINRLNSELINRLAACYYHLEDLNKVLYCYEQAAKIAPDNAMFKDAIKELKESGVKAESAGF; translated from the coding sequence ATGGAAGAAAATAAAAATATACAAGATAAAATAAACTTATTTTTAGAGGAAAACAGAATAAATGTAAAGGGTGGAACAATAAAAGATGAAAAGCAATTATCTTTAGTGTTAAATAACCTTGCAATGAGTGATTATGAAAAAGGAAAACTTGAAAAAGCTTTGTATTTTACAGAAAGTGCAGCTGAATTTTATGAAGAAAATTATTATAGTTACTATATTAAAGGATTAGTATTAAGAAAATTAGCTAAAACTAAAGAAGCAATAGATGCTTTTGAAAAGTATTGCGATAATTCTGATGATTCTGATGACTCGTTAGCGCATATTTATTTAGGTCTTTCCTATGCAGAATTAGATGATGCGGAAAATGCTTTGATGCATTTAAGGACTGGTGAAAAAAATATTAGTGATGAAGAAAAAGAAAAGAATTTATTGTTGATTTGTGCTGTATATGAATGTATAGGAAATATATATTTAAAGAGAGAAAATATAGTTGAGTTCACAGAGCATGATAAGTACAGCATGAATTATAAGTCAGCAGTAAGATATTATAAAATGTCACTTAAAATTAATAGACTTAATAGCGAATTGATTAATAGGCTTGCAGCTTGCTATTATCATTTAGAAGATTTAAATAAAGTTTTATATTGCTATGAACAAGCAGCAAAAATTGCACCAGATAATGCGATGTTTAAGGATGCAATAAAAGAGTTGAAAGAATCTGGAGTAAAGGCAGAATCAGCAGGATTTTAA
- a CDS encoding polysaccharide deacetylase family protein translates to MIKRNLIITMSLSLMLLSGCQMSNGNSEKNEADKKIVSSEDKQEAKSDDDIEANSGKEKKVEAGNVNGADKSDNKKLAESQNSEALSEEKSITPKIVADTSSLSTKAIPWSWLYSPRDNASLLEKYKGYAFGDTSKKIIYLTFDEGYENGYTSRILDVLKANNVHATFFVTKPYVTGSFNGVQDSVLIKRMINEGHIIGNHSVQHKSMPSFKSESAFNAELTGVEQAVNSIPGCKMSKYFRPPEGTFSELSLYYTQKLGYKSIFFAFAYQDYDVDNQPSPESAKATILKNTRNGMICLLHAVSKTNTEILDSLIKEWKSRGYEFKSLNELPN, encoded by the coding sequence TTGATTAAGAGAAATTTGATCATAACCATGTCATTATCATTAATGCTATTATCAGGCTGCCAAATGTCTAATGGAAATTCAGAAAAAAATGAGGCAGATAAAAAAATAGTTTCATCTGAAGACAAGCAAGAAGCAAAATCAGATGATGATATAGAAGCGAACTCCGGTAAAGAAAAGAAAGTTGAAGCAGGGAATGTTAATGGCGCTGATAAATCAGATAATAAAAAACTAGCAGAATCACAAAATTCTGAAGCTTTATCTGAAGAAAAATCAATAACTCCTAAAATTGTAGCAGATACATCAAGCTTAAGCACTAAGGCAATACCTTGGTCTTGGCTTTATTCTCCAAGAGATAACGCTAGTCTTTTAGAAAAATATAAAGGTTATGCCTTTGGAGATACTTCTAAAAAAATAATCTATTTAACCTTTGATGAAGGATATGAAAATGGTTATACTTCAAGAATTCTAGATGTTTTAAAAGCAAATAATGTCCATGCAACCTTCTTTGTGACCAAGCCATATGTTACTGGAAGCTTTAATGGAGTTCAAGATTCAGTTTTGATAAAAAGGATGATTAATGAAGGGCATATAATAGGTAATCATTCAGTGCAGCATAAATCGATGCCTTCCTTTAAATCAGAAAGTGCTTTTAATGCTGAATTAACAGGAGTAGAACAAGCTGTTAATAGTATACCTGGATGTAAAATGTCTAAATATTTTAGACCTCCAGAAGGTACTTTTAGTGAATTGTCACTATACTATACTCAGAAACTAGGTTATAAATCCATATTTTTCGCCTTTGCTTATCAAGACTACGATGTAGATAATCAGCCAAGTCCTGAGTCAGCTAAGGCAACAATATTAAAAAATACTCGAAATGGGATGATCTGCCTACTTCATGCAGTGTCTAAAACTAATACAGAGATTTTAGATAGTTTGATTAAAGAGTGGAAGAGTAGAGGATACGAATTTAAATCTTTAAATGAACTCCCTAATTAA
- a CDS encoding GntR family transcriptional regulator encodes MLKVDPRSSTPIYEQIQLGIKELILKGALQGGDKIPSVREMAALLTINPNTISKAYGELERAGIIETLRGRGTYVVDNFNRKVDEKKMQNISEELKKIILEANYNGMDKESFIELALKIFSELGVDNK; translated from the coding sequence ATGCTAAAGGTTGATCCTAGGAGTAGTACTCCTATTTATGAACAAATTCAACTTGGAATTAAAGAATTAATATTAAAAGGGGCATTGCAAGGTGGAGATAAGATTCCATCGGTTAGAGAAATGGCAGCTTTGCTTACAATAAACCCTAATACAATAAGCAAAGCCTATGGAGAACTTGAAAGAGCTGGGATTATTGAAACATTAAGAGGAAGAGGTACATACGTTGTAGATAATTTTAATAGAAAGGTTGATGAAAAGAAAATGCAAAATATTTCTGAGGAGCTAAAAAAAATTATCTTAGAGGCAAATTATAATGGGATGGATAAAGAATCATTCATTGAGTTAGCACTTAAAATCTTTTCAGAGCTAGGAGTGGATAATAAATGA
- a CDS encoding ABC transporter substrate-binding protein: MKRKISLLLVLAMTASFSLAGCSSKSDTKANVDSDVIKIGVFEPMTGANAAGGELEVEGAKLANKLYPTVLGKKVELVFADNKSDKVEAASAAANLIEQEHVNAIIGSWGSGNSMAAGDIVQEAKIPAVGASCTNPLVTAGNDYYFRVCFIDPFQGTVMAKYAANNLKAKKVALLQEVSSDYSVGICKFFTDEFKKLTGDENAVVAKANYNTGDQDFTAQLTNIKSSNPDVIFAPGNFTEGAMIIKQARQLGIKTPIIGGDTWETPEFLDIGKEDVEGTVFSTFFASETPITTESKTFLDAYRKEYNKEPAAVTALSYDAYLVILDAIKRANSTDPVKIRDEIAKTKNFPGAAGVITIDENNNAVKDAVLKVVKDGKFTYLDTIKPE; the protein is encoded by the coding sequence ATGAAAAGGAAAATTTCTTTGCTTTTGGTGCTAGCAATGACAGCTTCGTTTAGTTTAGCTGGGTGTAGTTCAAAATCTGATACAAAAGCAAATGTGGACAGCGACGTAATTAAAATCGGAGTGTTCGAACCAATGACAGGTGCTAATGCAGCTGGAGGAGAATTGGAGGTAGAAGGAGCAAAGCTTGCTAATAAACTATATCCAACTGTACTTGGGAAAAAAGTAGAGTTGGTTTTTGCTGATAACAAGTCAGACAAGGTAGAAGCAGCAAGTGCAGCAGCAAATCTTATTGAGCAGGAACATGTTAACGCTATTATTGGAAGTTGGGGAAGCGGTAATTCAATGGCAGCGGGAGATATAGTGCAGGAAGCTAAGATTCCTGCAGTTGGAGCATCCTGTACAAATCCATTAGTAACTGCAGGTAATGATTATTACTTTAGAGTTTGCTTTATAGATCCTTTTCAAGGGACTGTTATGGCAAAATATGCAGCAAATAATTTAAAAGCTAAAAAAGTGGCACTTCTTCAAGAGGTTTCAAGTGATTATTCAGTTGGTATTTGTAAATTTTTTACTGATGAATTCAAGAAATTAACTGGTGATGAAAATGCAGTTGTAGCTAAAGCAAATTATAATACTGGTGATCAGGATTTTACAGCTCAGCTTACAAATATAAAAAGCAGTAATCCAGATGTTATATTTGCGCCAGGGAACTTTACTGAAGGTGCAATGATAATAAAACAAGCGAGACAACTTGGTATTAAAACACCTATAATTGGTGGTGATACATGGGAAACACCAGAATTCTTAGATATAGGTAAAGAGGATGTCGAAGGTACAGTATTTTCAACTTTCTTTGCTAGTGAGACACCTATTACTACTGAATCTAAGACATTTTTAGATGCATATAGAAAAGAATATAATAAAGAACCAGCAGCAGTAACTGCACTATCATATGATGCTTATTTGGTAATTTTAGATGCAATTAAGAGAGCAAATTCAACTGATCCAGTGAAAATTAGAGATGAAATTGCAAAAACTAAGAATTTCCCTGGAGCAGCTGGAGTTA
- a CDS encoding magnesium transporter CorA family protein, whose product MFTLPFKNDKKQPIILRKLGTEVRIIEYNGLKWIDIIRPTNKEIKMLEDMYDFHELLLEDCMTEHQRSKVDSYEDYSFIVLHLPRYRKELVRLDSEEIDIFIGQNYLVTLHEGELKPLVQLAKKCECNENARKEYMEEGSALLLYEIIKALFDYCFPMLDKIGNMVNEINREVFATRSKAMLELISRTKMQIINYRSVIKPLRPVILTLEKVITKYLPRDMDIYFDDITDRIEKIWDMLENYKEVIESADNTFATLTNHTMNGLMRTFTIIQVAILPMTLVSGLFSMNVQGIPMHDYEFAFWIVFGMIFIPTMVIAAVLLIKRDKWF is encoded by the coding sequence ATGTTTACATTACCATTTAAGAATGATAAAAAACAACCAATTATACTAAGAAAGTTGGGCACAGAAGTGCGAATAATTGAGTATAATGGTCTAAAATGGATTGATATTATAAGGCCAACTAATAAAGAAATCAAAATGCTTGAGGATATGTATGATTTCCATGAACTTCTATTAGAAGACTGTATGACAGAACATCAAAGATCTAAGGTTGATTCCTATGAGGATTATAGTTTTATAGTTCTTCATCTTCCAAGATATAGAAAGGAACTCGTTAGGCTTGATTCAGAAGAAATAGATATATTTATAGGACAGAATTATTTAGTTACTTTGCATGAAGGCGAATTAAAACCTTTGGTTCAATTGGCAAAAAAATGTGAGTGCAATGAGAATGCAAGAAAAGAGTATATGGAAGAAGGCTCAGCATTATTACTATATGAAATAATTAAAGCTTTATTTGATTATTGTTTCCCTATGCTTGATAAGATTGGAAATATGGTTAACGAAATTAATAGGGAAGTATTTGCTACTCGTTCTAAGGCTATGCTTGAGTTAATTTCAAGAACAAAAATGCAGATAATAAATTATAGAAGTGTTATTAAGCCATTAAGACCTGTTATATTAACTTTAGAAAAAGTAATTACTAAATATCTTCCTAGAGATATGGATATATATTTCGATGATATTACAGATAGAATCGAAAAAATATGGGATATGCTTGAAAATTATAAAGAAGTAATTGAGTCTGCTGATAATACATTTGCAACTCTTACTAATCATACTATGAATGGTCTTATGCGTACATTCACTATTATTCAAGTAGCTATATTACCTATGACACTTGTAAGTGGTCTTTTCTCTATGAATGTTCAAGGAATTCCAATGCATGATTATGAGTTTGCTTTTTGGATAGTATTTGGAATGATATTTATTCCAACAATGGTTATAGCTGCAGTGTTACTTATTAAGAGAGATAAGTGGTTTTGA
- a CDS encoding LTA synthase family protein, giving the protein MKQRLKSIFINNWLFLFMVVVLQYKSIILLSMLRTQDSSSINLGDIYFGTPVKWAHIAIIFLICSPILLFKEKGRLRTAAIIDLLVTILFVADIWYYRANGTFLSVRYMTHSEIFNPIGKNLLNFRLVDLSFIIDFVILFLICKFAKIKASDRNSKLQFRIIKGFSVFLISAVVVGLGHYFIDIKRIDPSRNLFSQSWAPFQTFSDMSPLGYHGFDINFYQDKNKKLSNEDEDKIKNWMENNKENLPDNQYKGIFKGKNLIAIQVESMENFVINQKVYGQEITPNLNKLLGSSIYFNNIYEQNNSGTSSDCDLLVNSSIFPIREGKTVFSYPWTTFNSLQKNLENEGYKTISTHAEVPGNWNWAELHKSFKADEIWDIGQYNVDEKIGLGLSDESYLRQISQKLKNQKEPFYAFMTTLTSHGPFEMPDNKKYLNLPKELDENMLGAYFQSVRYTDEAIGKFIAELDKNNQLDNTVIMIYGDHCGVHKFYEDDIKNSPLEGDWWKDNHKKIPYIIYSKGSQPEVISKAGGQSDFLPTILYMLGYDRKAFEDSSMGRVLVNTERDATILNDGQIMGIPKDEKELNHLKETFDIADTIIEKNYFKNKY; this is encoded by the coding sequence ATGAAACAAAGGTTAAAAAGTATATTTATAAACAATTGGCTATTTTTATTTATGGTGGTTGTGCTTCAGTATAAATCCATCATATTATTATCTATGCTTAGAACGCAAGATTCATCAAGCATTAATTTAGGGGATATTTATTTTGGAACGCCTGTAAAATGGGCGCATATAGCAATAATTTTTCTTATTTGTAGTCCTATACTTCTATTTAAAGAAAAAGGAAGATTAAGAACTGCTGCTATAATTGATTTATTGGTGACTATTCTATTTGTGGCAGATATTTGGTATTATCGTGCAAATGGAACTTTTTTATCTGTTAGATATATGACGCATAGCGAGATATTTAATCCAATAGGTAAAAACTTATTAAATTTTAGATTAGTAGATTTATCATTCATTATTGATTTTGTTATATTATTTTTGATATGCAAATTTGCTAAAATAAAAGCTAGCGACAGAAATTCCAAATTACAATTTAGAATAATTAAAGGTTTTTCAGTATTTTTAATAAGTGCTGTTGTAGTTGGATTAGGTCATTATTTCATTGATATTAAAAGAATAGATCCATCAAGAAATTTATTTAGTCAGTCTTGGGCACCATTTCAAACTTTTAGTGATATGAGCCCTTTAGGATATCATGGTTTTGACATTAATTTTTATCAAGATAAAAATAAGAAACTTTCGAACGAAGATGAGGATAAAATTAAAAATTGGATGGAAAATAATAAAGAGAATCTTCCTGATAATCAATATAAAGGTATCTTCAAAGGAAAGAATTTAATTGCAATTCAAGTAGAATCCATGGAAAACTTTGTTATAAATCAAAAAGTTTATGGACAAGAAATAACACCTAATTTAAATAAACTTTTAGGAAGTAGTATTTATTTTAATAATATATATGAACAAAATAATTCAGGCACAAGTTCAGATTGTGATTTGTTGGTTAATTCATCAATATTTCCGATTAGAGAAGGGAAAACAGTTTTCTCTTATCCTTGGACTACTTTTAATTCATTACAAAAAAATTTAGAGAATGAAGGCTATAAGACAATTTCAACTCATGCAGAAGTGCCAGGAAATTGGAATTGGGCTGAATTACATAAATCTTTTAAGGCTGATGAAATATGGGATATTGGACAATATAATGTTGATGAGAAAATAGGATTGGGATTATCAGATGAATCATATTTGAGACAAATATCTCAAAAATTGAAAAATCAAAAAGAACCATTCTATGCTTTTATGACTACATTAACAAGTCATGGGCCATTTGAAATGCCTGATAATAAGAAATATTTAAATTTGCCAAAAGAACTTGATGAAAATATGTTGGGTGCTTATTTTCAAAGTGTAAGATATACAGATGAAGCTATTGGAAAATTTATAGCTGAATTAGATAAAAATAATCAGCTAGATAATACGGTTATTATGATTTATGGAGATCATTGTGGAGTTCATAAATTTTATGAAGATGATATAAAAAATTCTCCGTTAGAAGGGGATTGGTGGAAAGATAATCATAAAAAAATTCCATATATAATTTATTCAAAAGGATCTCAGCCAGAAGTGATTTCTAAAGCTGGTGGGCAATCTGATTTCTTGCCAACAATATTATATATGCTTGGATATGATAGAAAAGCGTTTGAAGATAGTTCTATGGGAAGAGTATTAGTAAATACAGAAAGAGATGCAACAATTTTAAATGATGGGCAGATAATGGGAATTCCAAAAGATGAAAAAGAACTTAATCATTTAAAAGAGACCTTTGATATAGCTGATACTATAATTGAAAAAAATTATTTTAAAAATAAATATTAA
- a CDS encoding ABC transporter ATP-binding protein, with protein MIEINKLSFEIDEKVILKDINLKINKGTIFGIIGPNGVGKTTLLRCLTGIYQPTCGSVNYDGREVYDNVDVKSEIGYVADENIMQSKFKVKEILKYYKYSYKNFDEVRFNQLNKIFKIPTNKFIFQLSKGMKMRLSIMLSFSIKAKYLILDEPTSGLDAILKNKLLKLFADEVIENGTTIVISSHHLSELERICDEVAILDEGVVSYENSVENMKNKIKKIQVAFDKQISEEELKLKGNNKISKVGRVFTIITDEYDEELIQSLKVLKPLFIEEIDLSLEDIFIYKVDKEDSYEELFK; from the coding sequence ATGATCGAAATAAATAAATTATCCTTTGAAATAGATGAAAAAGTAATTTTAAAGGATATAAATTTGAAGATAAATAAGGGAACAATCTTTGGAATAATTGGTCCTAATGGTGTTGGAAAAACAACTTTACTTAGATGTCTAACAGGAATTTATCAGCCGACTTGTGGTTCCGTAAATTATGATGGAAGAGAAGTTTATGATAATGTTGACGTTAAAAGTGAAATAGGTTATGTAGCTGATGAAAATATAATGCAGTCAAAATTTAAAGTTAAGGAAATATTGAAGTATTATAAATATTCCTATAAGAATTTTGATGAAGTTAGATTTAATCAATTAAATAAGATTTTTAAAATACCAACAAATAAATTCATTTTTCAATTATCTAAAGGAATGAAAATGAGATTATCTATAATGCTTTCGTTTTCAATTAAAGCTAAATATTTAATTTTAGATGAACCAACCTCAGGGCTAGATGCAATACTAAAAAATAAATTATTAAAACTATTTGCAGATGAAGTTATTGAAAATGGGACAACAATAGTAATAAGTTCCCATCATTTAAGTGAATTAGAAAGAATTTGTGATGAAGTAGCTATATTAGATGAAGGTGTAGTTTCTTATGAAAATTCAGTAGAAAATATGAAAAATAAAATTAAGAAAATACAAGTTGCTTTTGATAAACAGATTTCAGAAGAAGAACTTAAGTTAAAAGGAAATAATAAAATATCAAAAGTTGGAAGAGTATTCACAATTATTACAGATGAATACGATGAAGAATTAATACAAAGCTTAAAAGTATTAAAGCCTTTATTTATTGAAGAAATTGATTTAAGTTTAGAGGATATATTTATTTATAAGGTGGATAAGGAGGATAGTTATGAAGAACTATTTAAATAA